Sequence from the Rutidosis leptorrhynchoides isolate AG116_Rl617_1_P2 chromosome 3, CSIRO_AGI_Rlap_v1, whole genome shotgun sequence genome:
ATGATAAGGACAGAGATAAAAGTATTAAAAGCATAATGTCTGAACCCACTCCAGGAGTATATACATGTGATATGCTACAACCTCGTTTTTGTGAAATGTTGCTAAGTGAGGTAAAAACTACCTCTGTTTTTTCTAAGTTTGTCGTTATCATGTAGTTTAGTTTCCATGTTTTCTTATCATCCTGTTAACCTGTTATTGCTTAGGTAGAAAATTTTGAAAAGTGGGTCCACGAAACAAAATTCAGAATCATGCGACCAAACACAATGAATAAGTTTGGTGCTGTTCTTGATGACTTTGGCTTGGAAGGCACACTTGACAAGTTGATGGAAGATTTCATACGCCACATCTCAAAAAGTAAGTTAATTATTGGAATTAAACAAAGTAATTCTAAACGTCTCTTACGTTTCTTTGTTTTTTCTATAATCTGTGCAGTTTTCTTTCCTGATGTTGGAGGATATTCTCTTGATTCCCATCATGGATTTGTGGTTGAGTATGGAATGGATAGAGATGTTGAACTTGGTATTAATGTTAATCTTTTGTCAAAAAAATTTAACaccttttaatattaatataatttgtaACATCTTATATATTTCTCATTTGTTAGGTTTTCATGTGGATGATTCGGAAGTTACCCTGAATGTATGTTTGGGCAAACAGTTTACTGGTGGGGAGTTGTTTTTCAGAGGGGTGCGATGTGAAAAACACGTGAATGGTGAAACATATAGTTTCTCGTGCATCCCTTTGCTTAAGAGCATCGTAGTTTGGCTACAAAGGGCCAATAGTTGCAGTAGTCCATCAAGTAGAGTTGCAATTTTGCAAAATGGGCAGTTCAGATTGATCAAGGTGTCAAAGTGGATGTGGGTCAAAATTGGTTGAGCCAATCCgtgaacacttttttttttttttatatcttacgaATAATGAATGCCTGATGTGTTAAAGAAGTAAATATGATGACCTAGAAATTTGCCGTTATTAATAAAACCAGTAAATGAGCCCTCGCGCTTCGCAGCAGAAGGCCACAACGAACACTAAGGGAAAACATAATATTAAAAAAACAATGTGTATGAATAATAGCCCGAGATATTTAGCGTTTTTTGAAAAGCGTTCATTTTGCGTATaggtagttgcgttgtgttcgtaaaattatttcgagttgaaccgtGGTTTCGGAGAAATTTAAAGCGCGATGAGCGAGAAGATGTGGTTCGTTGAAGATTTGGGtgagttttttttaagtttttttatttAGAAATATGTAAGTTTCACTTTAGTCATTGAAGTTTGAGATGTTTGACATTTGTTAATAAAGGGTGCTAGTGGATACGACGATTTAAGCGGAACGTACAACTCCTCTAAGCATGGAAGTGAgatactattcatcaatagtaactcacttttactcaaatatatatatatacaataaagaatatttattattatttttttaactgtTATATAAACTAAACTGTACAAAGAtattaaaagattttctttggaTTTACTACTTTCAGAACTCGATGAAAATTCTGTGCGAGTGAAATGTATGCAAGTAAATCATTTAGGATTGAGTTACGTACTGAAATATATATGTTAGTCATTGTTTAAATACTTTTAGGTGTAAATGAGCTGAGCTCGACTCGATTAAAATTCACAAAGCTTCAGATTGAACTCGGCTGGTTTGGATATTATAGAAGCTGTAGATATTATTAAATGTTGATTCAGAGAACTTGAGTTATGCTTGTTTGATATTAAAATTCATTAATTACTATTAAGCAATTTttcactaatatttattttaatatatttataatacattatttatttaattatttatgtgcatttaatattaatattttaactaTTATATATTACTAGTGGccaatgcccgtgcgttgcacgtggACGTTGGTTTGTGTTATAGGTCGGTTGGGATTTGCGTTTGATGTTCAGACGGTTCTATTCATTTTTTGTGATAAGTGGATGCGTTTGGGGATATAATACATTTATTTCCAATGGATGGGTTAGaacgtgtcataacccgtccttaaccataagaacgcgttagataacgtatgatttcattgcgaggtattgacctctatatgcgacatttttaaaagaacaactgcatttattttacattacaaaccataactcttattttaatacaagctttagacaataaaaagatgattatcgtttagcgataatcttagacttacaaactttacatgtgatgataacaatacgatttctagcatattttacattacaaatcctccgatatgcagttttatttttgacacaaatatgcatactcaagatcttgtttaaattcaacatgttgcagcggaagcttttagttatcacctgagaatagacatgtttaaaacgtcaacataaagttggtgagatataggtttaatgccggcagcgatataaatatagaccacaagatttcatatgtaaacattttaataaaaatattctaagtggttgagcacttgataaccatacttaacatttaatcacgtcgcatattccctttattatgaaatcttactacaccgtaccaagtgtagtcacgaaacgaagtactgtgcaaccgttgaatactggtcgtccagtccggttggggttgtcaggcccgatagatctatcaacaggattcgcgtttacaataccgctgtaaataatagttaccaagctacagggaagtatgccagtggtacaactcaacgtagaatatatttttcagttacttgtgtccatatcgtaaaacataaaatacatgtattctcatcccgaaatacttagagtttaaaagtgggactatatactcacttttgtcttgaagatatgtaatttcgacttggtctccgattgatatcacgaacc
This genomic interval carries:
- the LOC139900468 gene encoding 2-oxoglutarate and iron-dependent oxygenase domain-containing protein CP2-like, with the protein product MAIEQGKDSPLSPTSIALINGNSNGIGLAPSNANYRLRLNPNQDHRADNYDDLGMEFTPLLFSSLERYLPPNLLDVSRDAKYRYMRDILRRYSTEAERTREQKHKEYRQKIVSNYQPLYRELYTMNPSMFFVPSFLKAFNANDKDRDKSIKSIMSEPTPGVYTCDMLQPRFCEMLLSEVENFEKWVHETKFRIMRPNTMNKFGAVLDDFGLEGTLDKLMEDFIRHISKIFFPDVGGYSLDSHHGFVVEYGMDRDVELGFHVDDSEVTLNVCLGKQFTGGELFFRGVRCEKHVNGETYSFSCIPLLKSIVVWLQRANSCSSPSSRVAILQNGQFRLIKVSKWMWVKIG